A single region of the Streptomyces sp. NBC_00236 genome encodes:
- a CDS encoding histone protein yields the protein MENNKKVALAAAVAAGYVLGRTKKGKLALGIASLVAGQQLPLNPREAVTLGVRKLAENPAVAPLVEQARGELLDAGRAALSATANRRLEAVADVLQQRTEALLAGPDEEAEEEPEEEPEEAEEEEEEEEEDEAEEPEDEEPEEEPEDEEPEEEPEDEEPEEEPEDEEEEEEDEDEDEEEEDEEEQEPPRRRPAKRAAAKKAPAKKAPAKKAPAKKAPAKKAPAKKAPAKKAPAKKAPAKKAPAKKAPAKKAAPSKPTKKAAAKKSSPEKGTAKKSAKRAGRRR from the coding sequence ATGGAAAACAACAAAAAGGTCGCTCTCGCCGCCGCCGTAGCGGCGGGCTATGTCCTTGGCCGGACCAAGAAAGGGAAGCTCGCCCTCGGCATCGCCTCCCTCGTAGCGGGCCAGCAACTACCACTCAATCCAAGGGAGGCCGTCACTCTGGGCGTACGCAAGCTGGCGGAGAATCCCGCGGTGGCGCCGCTGGTTGAGCAGGCGCGGGGTGAACTGCTGGATGCCGGGCGTGCAGCGCTGTCGGCAACGGCGAACCGTCGTCTCGAAGCCGTCGCCGACGTACTCCAGCAGCGGACCGAAGCGCTGCTCGCAGGACCGGACGAAGAGGCCGAGGAGGAGCCCGAGGAGGAACCCGAAGAGGCCGAAGAAGAGGAAGAGGAAGAGGAAGAAGACGAGGCAGAGGAGCCGGAGGACGAGGAGCCGGAGGAGGAGCCGGAGGACGAGGAGCCGGAGGAGGAGCCGGAGGACGAGGAGCCGGAGGAGGAGCCGGAGGACGAGGAGGAAGAGGAAGAGGACGAGGACGAGGACGAGGAAGAAGAGGACGAAGAGGAACAGGAACCTCCTCGGCGTCGTCCGGCAAAGCGCGCGGCTGCTAAGAAGGCTCCGGCCAAGAAGGCTCCGGCCAAGAAGGCGCCGGCCAAGAAGGCGCCGGCCAAGAAGGCGCCGGCCAAGAAGGCTCCGGCCAAGAAGGCGCCCGCCAAGAAGGCGCCGGCGAAAAAGGCACCCGCCAAGAAGGCACCGGCCAAGAAGGCGGCGCCCAGTAAGCCGACAAAGAAGGCCGCGGCCAAGAAGTCGTCGCCGGAGAAGGGCACTGCGAAGAAGTCCGCGAAGCGCGCCGGCCGGAGGAGGTAG
- the gndA gene encoding NADP-dependent phosphogluconate dehydrogenase, producing MSGTAQIGVTGLAVMGRNLARNFARNGYTVAVHNRTTAKTDALVEEFGDEGTFVAARTPEEFVAALERPRRLIVMVKAGEPTDAVIQEFAPLLDEGDVIIDGGNAHFEDTRRREKELRGRGVHFVGAGISGGEEGALNGPSIMPGGSAESYVSLGPMLEKIAAKAKDGAPCTTHIGPDGAGHFVKMVHNGIEYADMQLIGEAYQLLRDVAGYSPAQIAEIFRTWNTGRLDSYLIEITADVLSHVDAATGQPFVDVVLDRAEQKGTGRWTVQIALDLGVPVSGIAEAVFARSVSGHADLRDASRHLAGPTVRKLGEDDAAAFADHVEQALYASKIVAYTQGFHEIAAGSEQYAWDIDLGKVAAIWRGGCIIRAAFLDRITSAYEARPDMPSLLSDKSFAEEIAAAQDDWRTVIATAVTQGVPTPAFAATLAYYDSLRAERLPAALTQGQRDYFGAHTYHRTDREGTFHTLWGDDKREVSK from the coding sequence ATGAGCGGCACTGCCCAGATCGGCGTCACCGGACTCGCGGTGATGGGCCGCAACCTGGCCCGCAACTTCGCCCGCAACGGCTACACCGTCGCCGTGCACAACCGCACGACGGCGAAGACGGACGCCCTGGTCGAGGAGTTCGGCGACGAGGGGACCTTCGTGGCCGCGCGCACGCCCGAGGAGTTCGTCGCGGCCCTGGAACGGCCGCGCCGCCTGATCGTCATGGTGAAGGCGGGCGAGCCGACGGACGCGGTCATCCAGGAGTTCGCCCCGCTGCTGGACGAGGGCGATGTCATCATCGACGGCGGCAACGCCCACTTCGAGGACACCCGCCGCCGCGAGAAGGAGCTGCGCGGACGCGGAGTCCACTTCGTCGGCGCCGGTATCTCGGGCGGCGAGGAGGGCGCGCTGAACGGCCCCAGCATCATGCCGGGCGGTTCGGCCGAGTCGTACGTGTCGCTGGGACCGATGCTGGAGAAGATCGCGGCGAAGGCGAAGGACGGCGCGCCCTGCACCACGCACATCGGGCCCGACGGCGCCGGTCACTTCGTCAAGATGGTGCACAACGGCATCGAGTACGCGGACATGCAGCTCATCGGCGAGGCGTACCAGCTGCTCCGCGACGTGGCCGGCTACTCCCCCGCCCAGATCGCGGAGATCTTCCGCACGTGGAACACCGGGCGTCTGGACTCCTACCTCATCGAGATCACCGCAGATGTGCTCTCGCACGTCGACGCGGCGACCGGTCAGCCCTTCGTTGACGTCGTGCTCGACCGGGCGGAGCAGAAGGGCACCGGCCGCTGGACCGTACAGATCGCCCTCGACCTGGGGGTTCCCGTCTCCGGCATCGCCGAGGCCGTCTTCGCCCGTTCGGTCTCCGGCCACGCCGACCTCCGTGATGCCTCACGCCACCTCGCCGGACCGACCGTCCGCAAACTCGGCGAGGACGACGCGGCGGCGTTCGCCGACCACGTGGAGCAGGCCCTGTACGCCTCGAAGATCGTCGCCTACACGCAGGGCTTCCACGAGATCGCGGCCGGCAGCGAGCAGTACGCCTGGGACATCGACCTCGGCAAGGTCGCCGCGATCTGGCGTGGCGGCTGCATTATCCGGGCCGCGTTCCTCGACCGCATCACCAGCGCCTACGAAGCCCGGCCCGACATGCCGAGTCTCCTCTCCGACAAGAGCTTCGCCGAGGAGATCGCCGCCGCCCAGGACGACTGGCGCACCGTGATCGCCACTGCCGTCACCCAGGGCGTCCCGACTCCGGCCTTCGCCGCCACCCTCGCGTACTACGACTCCCTGCGCGCGGAACGCCTCCCCGCCGCCCTGACCCAGGGCCAGCGCGACTACTTCGGCGCACACACCTACCACCGCACCGACCGCGAGGGCACCTTCCACACCCTCTGGGGCGACGACAAGAGGGAAGTCAGTAAATGA
- a CDS encoding catalase, which produces MTDTSREPTTTDSGAPVESDEHSLTVGPGGPILLQDAYLIEQMAQFNRERIPERQPHAKGSGAFGHFEVTADVSAYTKAAVFQPGTTTDLVARFSTVAGERGSPDTWRDPRGFAVKFYTSEGNYDMVGNNTPVFFVKDPMKFQHFIRSQKRRADNNLRDHDMQWDFWTLSPESAHQVTWLMGDRGIPRTWRHMNGYTSHTYMWINAQGDRFWVKYHFKTDQGIEYFTQDEADQMASADTDYHTRDLFEHIRDGEYPSWTLRVQVMPYEDAAEYRFNPFDLTKVWPHSDYPLIEVGRMTLDRNPTDNHAEIEQAAFQPNNLVPGIGPSPDRMLLARLFSYADAHRHRIGGNYQQLPVNAPVAPVNTYSKDGAMAYRKTADPVYAPNSKGGPAADTDRYGNPPSWYTDGDITRAAYVSHAEDDDWGQAGTMVREVLDDAARERLVDNVVGHLLNGVTEPVLQRAFEYWSNVDKSIGERIKQGVHAKADEKDPKAAKQSNPTRRDMQAKA; this is translated from the coding sequence ATGACCGACACTTCACGTGAGCCGACCACCACCGATTCCGGAGCCCCGGTGGAGAGCGACGAACACTCGCTCACTGTCGGACCGGGCGGCCCGATTCTGCTGCAGGACGCCTACCTGATTGAGCAGATGGCACAGTTCAACCGGGAACGAATCCCCGAGCGTCAGCCTCACGCAAAGGGAAGCGGGGCCTTCGGGCATTTCGAGGTGACCGCTGATGTCAGCGCCTACACAAAGGCTGCGGTGTTCCAGCCCGGTACCACGACCGACCTCGTGGCCCGTTTCTCCACCGTCGCGGGCGAGCGTGGCAGCCCGGACACGTGGCGTGACCCCCGGGGCTTCGCGGTGAAGTTCTACACCAGCGAAGGCAACTACGACATGGTGGGGAACAACACCCCCGTGTTCTTCGTGAAGGATCCGATGAAGTTCCAGCACTTCATCCGCTCCCAGAAACGACGCGCGGACAACAATCTGCGCGACCACGACATGCAGTGGGACTTCTGGACCCTCTCGCCCGAGTCGGCCCACCAGGTCACGTGGCTGATGGGCGACCGAGGCATCCCGCGCACCTGGCGCCACATGAATGGCTACACCTCCCACACCTACATGTGGATCAATGCGCAGGGCGACCGCTTCTGGGTGAAGTACCACTTCAAGACCGATCAGGGGATCGAGTACTTCACGCAGGACGAAGCCGACCAGATGGCCTCGGCGGACACGGATTACCACACCCGGGACCTCTTCGAGCACATCCGTGACGGCGAATACCCGAGCTGGACCCTGCGCGTACAGGTCATGCCGTACGAGGACGCCGCTGAGTACCGGTTCAACCCGTTCGACCTGACCAAGGTGTGGCCGCACAGCGACTATCCGCTGATCGAGGTGGGCCGGATGACGCTGGACCGCAACCCCACCGACAACCACGCCGAAATCGAGCAGGCGGCCTTCCAGCCGAACAACCTGGTCCCCGGCATCGGCCCCAGCCCGGACCGCATGCTGCTGGCCCGGCTGTTCTCGTACGCGGACGCGCACCGCCACCGCATCGGGGGCAACTACCAGCAGCTCCCCGTCAACGCGCCCGTCGCGCCCGTGAACACGTACTCGAAGGACGGGGCGATGGCGTACCGCAAGACCGCGGACCCCGTCTACGCGCCGAATTCCAAGGGCGGCCCCGCGGCGGACACGGACCGGTACGGCAACCCGCCCAGCTGGTACACCGACGGCGACATCACCCGGGCCGCCTACGTCTCCCATGCCGAGGACGACGACTGGGGACAGGCGGGCACCATGGTGCGCGAGGTCCTCGACGACGCGGCCCGTGAGCGTCTGGTGGACAACGTCGTCGGCCATCTCCTCAACGGCGTGACAGAACCCGTTCTGCAACGAGCCTTCGAGTACTGGTCCAACGTCGACAAGTCGATCGGCGAGCGCATCAAGCAGGGTGTTCACGCCAAGGCGGACGAGAAGGACCCCAAGGCCGCGAAGCAGAGCAACCCCACGCGCCGGGACATGCAGGCGAAGGCCTGA
- a CDS encoding LPFR motif small protein, which produces MLKAIADVLRSIGSAIATVVSLPFRALGRLFSGASSSAHRHS; this is translated from the coding sequence ATGCTCAAGGCAATCGCAGATGTTCTCCGTTCAATCGGCAGCGCCATCGCCACGGTAGTCAGCCTGCCGTTCCGTGCGCTCGGTCGTCTTTTCAGCGGAGCCTCCAGCTCGGCACACCGCCACAGCTGA
- a CDS encoding TetR-like C-terminal domain-containing protein: MVRAGLTTDRVVAAAADLADATGFDKVTISALARGFGVKDASLYSHVKNLQDLRTRVALLAAGEFIDRIETAVAGRAGRDALIAFADAYRSFALECPGRYEATRMRVDPAVAAASPAYHRTIATTSSMLRAYGLTEPDLTDAVRLLRSTFHGFTALEADGGFGAPRAVQTSWERAVEALHFLLSNWPSATGGAAREE; the protein is encoded by the coding sequence ATGGTACGCGCGGGGCTCACGACCGACCGCGTCGTCGCGGCGGCCGCCGACCTGGCGGACGCGACCGGCTTCGACAAGGTCACCATTTCCGCGCTGGCCCGCGGCTTCGGCGTCAAGGACGCCAGCCTGTACTCCCACGTCAAGAACCTCCAGGATCTGCGTACCAGGGTGGCGCTGCTGGCCGCGGGGGAGTTCATCGACCGGATCGAGACCGCCGTGGCCGGCCGGGCCGGGCGGGACGCCCTGATCGCCTTCGCCGACGCCTACCGGTCCTTCGCGCTGGAGTGCCCGGGCCGCTACGAGGCGACCCGGATGCGCGTCGACCCTGCCGTCGCCGCCGCATCGCCCGCGTACCACAGGACCATCGCGACCACGTCGTCCATGCTGCGCGCCTACGGCCTGACCGAACCTGATCTCACGGACGCGGTACGGCTGCTGCGCAGCACGTTCCACGGGTTCACCGCCCTTGAGGCGGACGGCGGGTTCGGTGCGCCACGAGCGGTGCAGACCTCATGGGAGCGCGCCGTCGAGGCGTTGCACTTCCTGCTCTCGAACTGGCCGTCGGCGACCGGCGGGGCCGCGCGCGAGGAGTGA
- a CDS encoding acyl-CoA thioesterase/bile acid-CoA:amino acid N-acyltransferase family protein, whose amino-acid sequence MDDAVRVRVSGLHPHEEVTVTAGAADYRGAPWASRAVVTADDTGTVDLNRARSRSGTYRGVDGMGLFWSMTSHQKGSGKESFASKPPEQQASYKVTLAVKAGGKQIATRALTRTWMSEGTTYQALHGSMNGLYGSLYLPPPHSPRRAPVLTIGGSEGGTSNRLAAALLASHGHPVLALCYFGCPGRPESLENIRLEYFATAARFLDRQHGTRNAKPAVIGVSRGTEAAQLLAHAYPGLVSDVVLYAPSRNTTPGYPHGIAWTRDNKPVDLTPIPLGNVKGSVLAIAGDDDRLWQSAEAARSIGDEQSRPGRQREALVYRKAGHAIGWYPYSPTAHYALNRLSNRYMDLGGTSAGNAHAQADGWPRVLRLLGE is encoded by the coding sequence GTGGACGACGCGGTGCGGGTCCGGGTCTCGGGCCTGCATCCGCACGAGGAGGTCACCGTCACCGCAGGCGCAGCGGACTATCGGGGTGCCCCATGGGCAAGCCGGGCCGTCGTCACCGCGGACGACACCGGAACAGTGGACCTCAACCGTGCGCGATCACGTTCAGGCACCTACCGCGGCGTGGACGGCATGGGCCTGTTCTGGTCCATGACGTCACATCAGAAAGGCTCGGGCAAGGAGTCGTTCGCCTCCAAACCACCGGAGCAGCAGGCGTCCTACAAGGTGACGCTCGCCGTGAAGGCGGGCGGCAAGCAGATCGCGACGCGTGCGTTGACGCGCACGTGGATGAGCGAGGGCACGACCTACCAGGCCCTGCACGGGTCCATGAACGGCCTGTACGGGAGCCTCTACCTTCCGCCGCCCCACTCGCCACGACGTGCACCGGTCCTGACCATCGGCGGCTCGGAGGGCGGCACCAGCAACCGCCTCGCCGCCGCGTTGCTCGCCTCCCACGGGCACCCCGTCCTCGCCCTGTGCTACTTCGGCTGCCCGGGGCGTCCGGAGAGCCTGGAGAACATCAGGCTGGAGTACTTCGCCACGGCCGCGCGGTTCCTGGACCGGCAACACGGCACGAGGAATGCCAAACCTGCGGTGATCGGAGTCTCCCGCGGGACGGAGGCAGCCCAACTTCTCGCCCACGCCTACCCCGGCCTCGTCAGCGATGTCGTCCTCTACGCCCCGTCCCGGAACACCACGCCGGGCTACCCCCATGGCATCGCATGGACCAGGGACAACAAGCCGGTCGACCTCACCCCGATTCCACTCGGCAACGTGAAGGGCAGCGTTCTGGCGATCGCGGGTGATGACGACCGGCTCTGGCAGTCGGCCGAAGCCGCCCGCAGCATCGGGGACGAGCAGTCGCGCCCGGGCCGGCAGCGCGAGGCCCTGGTCTACAGGAAGGCGGGCCACGCCATCGGCTGGTACCCCTACAGCCCCACGGCCCACTACGCCCTGAACCGGCTGTCGAACAGGTACATGGACCTCGGTGGGACATCGGCCGGGAACGCTCACGCACAGGCGGACGGCTGGCCCCGCGTGCTCAGGCTTCTCGGTGAGTGA
- a CDS encoding SRPBCC family protein produces MVKQEDDPTDKDASGLDQIKEQLSAYVGAQGQRLLDSAGGKLNDLAQGLGDGEGGGGGGLLDVGKRVLGGENPAKAFVGEKAGALKDKAVDSVKSAFGGGGSSSGSAKVTNIVETIDVGKPLRTVYDRWTEIEEFNSFTRGVTSVTKSDEVESDWKLKVAFSNRSWKSTVQEQVPDDRIVWTSEGDKGTTHGAITFHELAPSLTRIVVVVEYTPSGFFEKTGNIWRAQGRRLRLDLKHFQRYATLTDDEDVEGWRGEIRDGEVVRSHEEGLEDDEPEDEEPEEDEPEEDEPEEDEPEEDEPEEDEYEEDEPEEDEYEEDEDEDEDEYEEPDDEYEGEAEDEEAR; encoded by the coding sequence ATGGTCAAGCAGGAGGACGACCCTACGGACAAGGACGCATCCGGCCTGGACCAGATCAAGGAGCAACTGTCCGCCTACGTCGGGGCTCAGGGGCAGCGGCTGCTGGACTCCGCCGGCGGGAAGCTCAACGACCTTGCCCAGGGACTTGGGGACGGCGAGGGCGGCGGGGGCGGGGGCCTGTTGGACGTCGGGAAACGGGTACTCGGCGGCGAGAACCCGGCCAAGGCGTTTGTGGGCGAGAAGGCCGGCGCGCTCAAGGACAAGGCCGTGGACTCGGTCAAGAGTGCGTTCGGAGGCGGTGGCAGCTCATCCGGCAGCGCCAAGGTGACCAACATCGTGGAGACCATCGATGTCGGTAAACCCCTGCGCACGGTCTATGACCGCTGGACCGAGATAGAGGAGTTCAACTCCTTCACCAGAGGCGTCACCAGCGTGACCAAGTCGGATGAGGTCGAGAGCGACTGGAAGCTCAAGGTTGCTTTCTCCAACCGTAGTTGGAAGTCCACGGTGCAGGAGCAGGTGCCCGATGACCGCATCGTCTGGACGTCCGAAGGTGACAAAGGGACGACGCATGGTGCCATCACCTTCCACGAACTGGCTCCGTCCCTGACCCGCATCGTCGTTGTCGTCGAGTACACCCCGTCCGGATTCTTCGAGAAGACGGGCAACATCTGGCGTGCGCAGGGACGCCGACTGCGACTGGATCTCAAGCATTTCCAGCGGTACGCCACGCTCACCGACGACGAGGATGTCGAAGGCTGGCGCGGGGAGATCCGCGACGGGGAAGTCGTCCGCAGCCATGAGGAAGGGCTCGAGGACGATGAACCGGAGGACGAGGAGCCCGAAGAGGACGAGCCCGAAGAGGACGAGCCCGAAGAGGACGAGCCCGAAGAGGACGAGCCCGAAGAGGACGAGTACGAAGAAGACGAGCCCGAAGAGGACGAGTACGAAGAAGACGAGGACGAGGACGAGGACGAATACGAAGAACCCGACGACGAATACGAAGGCGAGGCAGAGGACGAAGAAGCAAGATGA